One region of Culex pipiens pallens isolate TS chromosome 2, TS_CPP_V2, whole genome shotgun sequence genomic DNA includes:
- the LOC120414930 gene encoding uncharacterized protein LOC120414930: MTYGCGKTTALLAGLVLTTFLHLATAETYECTIGKLEYGEGEFCIFRNVSYSAKSTASIGFKTPGNSVQTRIAFEESELDHLPKEFLSKFGKDMRVLHVVRCKLQSVVITNAMEELFATDNYIEKVIVHQQSGSSPIKSIHLQSNRLEDVSNITRNCKNVTILDLSRNELLSKDSVINLGMFNGLNQLEYLLLADVGALYLDYDNLPNLPSLTLLDLSMNNLLPSDLQVDKLSVLENLRVLRFNDIGFAQLDYAHLTQMKSLKQVYLEGNSFDCVYLVDMINFLNEKGIETPVARPATVCSTGFKVEKQMCCKSSDLGVPIKTTKPITTHGSTHKPASELNEVYTSKTTETMPTMKTTGSAEMKPKTSSGNGVSKVTINFSCILVGLALAKLSSF; the protein is encoded by the exons ATGACTTACGGCTGTGGCAA GACTACGGCTCTGCTAGCGGGGCTAGTTCTCACCACCTTTCTGCACCTTGCGACCGCCGAAACGTACGAGTGCACCATCGGCAAGCTCGAGTACGGCGAGGGCGAGTTCTGCATATTCCGGAATGTAAGCTACAGCGCCAAGTCAACGGCGAGCATCGGCTTCAAGACGCCCGGGAACTCGGTCCAGACGCGGATCGCGTTCGAGGAATCCGAGCTGGACCACCTGCCGAAGGAGTTTCTGAGCAAGTTTGGCAAGGACATGCGGGTGCTGCACGTGGTGCGCTGCAAGCTGCAGTCGGTGGTTATTACGAACGCGATGGAGGAGCTGTTTGCTACGGATAATTACATTGAGAAGGTTATCGTGCATCAACAGTCGGGAAGTTCTCCGATCAAGTCGATCCATCTGCAGTCGAACAGGCTGGAGGATGTTTCGAACATTACGAGAAATTGTAAGAATGTTACAATTTTGGATTTGAGTCGAAATGAGCTGCTGTCTAAGGATAGTGTGATCAATTTGGGAATGTTTAATGGATTGAATCAGTTGGAGTACTTGCTGCTGGCTGACGTTGGTGCCCTCTACCTCGATTACGATAATCTGCCAAACCTGCCTTCCCTGACTCTGTTGGATCTCTCGATGAACAATTTGCTTCCATCGGATCTTCAAGTGGACAAACTGTCTGTGCTGGAGAATCTAAGAGTGCTTCGTTTCAACGATATTGGCTTTGCCCAGCTGGATTATGCTCACCTGACTCAAATGAAGTCCCTCAAGCAGGTATATCTGGAGGGAAATTCCTTCGACTGTGTATATTTGGTGGACATGATCAACTTTCTGAACGAGAAGGGCATTGAAACTCCGGTGGCTCGACCGGCAACGGTCTGCTCGACGGGATTTAAGGTAGAGAAGCAAATGTGCTGCAAGTCTTCGGACTTGGGAGTACCCATTAAAACTACCAAACCCATTACAACTCATGGTTCGACGCACAAACCAGCCTCAGAACTGAACGAAGTTTATACCAGTAAGACTACGGAAACTATGCCGACCATGAAAACAACCGGATCCGCTGAAATGAAACCAAAGACGAGCTCAGGAAATGGAGTCTCGAAAGTCACCATCAACTTCAGCTGCATACTAGTCGGCTTAGCCTTGGCTAAGCTATCGAGCTTCTAA